One part of the Solea solea chromosome 1, fSolSol10.1, whole genome shotgun sequence genome encodes these proteins:
- the LOC131473173 gene encoding NLR family CARD domain-containing protein 3-like isoform X6, producing the protein MTFPMHFSNEPGASDTKDQFAVSVDKQTSRCSLCQDVLKDPVSTSCGHWFCRHCISSYRDQSCPPEDSCCPQCGHGPQTQNVGLQEVLDEHKISLRKTFEHVAEGTEGTGSRTPLKKIFTELYITEGQSEEVNTQHEVMQLEANYKKSIVQDTPIKCCDIFKSLPNQQLRIRVVLTNGVAGVGKTFSVQKFTLDWAEGLKNQDVNLLIVLSFREMNLIGDEQHSLLTLLHLFHPTLEKVSAEKLTVCKPLFILDGLDESRLSLDFNSRTPVSDVTHRSSVNVLLTNLIRGNLLPSALVWITSRPAAANQIPPTCIDRVTEVRGFTDDQKDEYFKKRFGTEDLSSRIISHIKMSRSLHIMCQIPVFCWITAAVLEHMLTTDQRGELPKTLTDLYSHFLLVQTKRKKNKYDKGRETSPQELMEADRDVLLKLGRLAFEHLKKGDIMFYQEDLERCGLDVKEASVYSGVCTEIFRRDSVIFQKSVYYFVHLSVQEFLAAVYMFHCFTNRKTEVLQAFLGEEYLTQIPKPFLKTISSYLGFSVERSLDVFLKGAMEKSLQSENGHLDLFVRFLHGLCLESNQRLLGGLLGQTQNIPTIIQRVSKNLKEMNTDNISPDRSINIFHCLTEMNDQSVHQEIQEFMKSEDKGQELSEIHCSALAYMLQMSEEVLDELDLSKYKTSVQGKHRLIPAVRNCRKAGLRGCSLSEISRSSLASALKSDPSHLRELYLNDNNLQDSGVKLLCSGLMSPHCRLETLGLKKCSLSKISCPFLASALKSNPSHLRDLYLNDNNLQDSGVKLLCSGLESPHCRLESLWLVKCSLSKISCSSLASALKFNPSHLRKLDLRANNLQDSGVKPLSDLRMSPDYSLRTLRWK; encoded by the exons ATGACCTTCCCTATGCACTTCAGtaatgaacctggagcctcagacaCAAA agaccagtttgctgtttctgtggacAAGCAGACGTCCCGCTGTAGTCTGTGTCAGGACGTCCTGAAGGATCCAGTCTCCACCAGCTGTGGTCACTGGTTCTGCAGACATTGCATCTCCTCATACAGGGACCAGTCTTGTCCACCAGAAGATTCCTGCTGTCCCCAGTGTGGACAtggaccacagacacaga ATGTTGGTCTGCAGGAGGTTCTAGATGAACATAAGATCAGTCTGAGGAAGACATTTGAACATGTGGCTGAAGGAACtgaaggaacaggaagtagaacccCCCTGAAAAAgatcttcactgagctctacatcacagagggacagagtgaagaggtcaatactcaacatgaggtgatgcagctggagGCAAACTACAAGAAGTCGATCGTCCAGGACACTCCCATCAAGTGCTGCGACATCTTTAAATCCTTACCTAACCAGCAGTTGCGCATCAGAGTCGTCCTGACCAACGGCGTCGctggtgttggaaaaaccttctcagtgcagaagttcactctggactgggccgaGGGTTTGAAAAACCAGGATGTGAATCTGCTGATTGTGCTCTCGTTCAGGGAGATGAACCTGATCGGAGATGAGCAGCACAGTCTTCTCACGCTGCTCCATCTTTTCCATCCAACATTAGAGAAGGTCAGCGCAGAGAAGCTCACTGTCTGTAAACCTTTGTTCATCCTTGACGGCCTGGATGAAAGCAGACTCTCACTGGACTTCAACAGCAGGACACCGGtttctgacgtcacacacaggtcatcagTCAACGTGCTGCTGACCAACCTCATCAGGGGGAATCTGCTTCCCTCGGCTCTCGTCTGGATAACTTctcgacctgcagcagccaatcagatccctcctacaTGTATTGACAGGGTAACAGAAGTACGAGGCTTCACTGACGACCAGAAGGACGAGTACTTCAAGAAGAGATTCGGAACTGAAGATCTGTCCAGCAGAATCATCTCACACATCAAGATGTCCAGGAGTctccacatcatgtgtcaaatcccagtcttctgctggatcactgctgcagttctggagcacatgttgactacagaccagagaggagagctgcccaagaccctgacagacctgtactcacacttcctgctggttcagacaaagaggaagaagaacaagtacGATAAAGGACGTGAGACGAGTCCACAGGAGCTGATGGAGGCTGACAGAGATGTTCTTCTGAAACTGGGGAGACTGGCCTTTGAACATCTGAAGAAAGGAGACATTATGTTCTACCAAGAAGACCTGGAGCGGTGTGGTCTTGATGTGAAAGAGGCCTCTGTGTACTCAGGAGTTTGTACAGAGATCTTCAGAAGAGACAGCGTGATCTTCCAGAAATCAGTCTACTACTTTGTTCATCTGagcgttcaggagtttctggctgcagtctacatgttccactgtttcaccaacaggaagacagaggtaCTGCAGGCCTTCCTGGGAGAAGAATACTTAACTCAGATCccaaaaccttttttaaaaacaatctcCTCATATTTGGGATTCTCTGTTGAAAGatctctggatgtgttcctgaAAGGAGCCATGGAGAAATcacttcaaagtgaaaatggtcaccTGGACCTGTTTGTTCGCTTCCTTCATGGACTCTGTCTGGAGTCCAACCAGAGACTCTTAGGAGGTCTGCTGGGTCAGACTCAGAACATTCCAACAATCATCCAGAGAGTCTCCAAGAACCTGAAggagatgaacacagacaacatctcacctgacagaagcatcaacatcttccactgtctgacagagatgaacgaccaatcagtgcatcagGAGATCCAAGAGTTCATGAAGTCAGAGGACAAAGGACAGGAACTCTCTGAGATCCACTGCTCAGCTCTGGcctacatgctgcagatgtctgaggaggttctggatgagttgGACCTGAGCAAGTACAAAACATCAGTCCAGGGAAAACACAGACTGATTCCAGCTGTGAGGAACTGCAGGAAGGCTGG gttgaggggctgcagtttgtcagagatcagccgttcttctctggcctcagctctgaagtctgacccctcccacctgagagaACTGTACCTGAACGACAACaatctgcaggattcaggagtgaagctgctgtgttctggactgatGAGTCCACactgtagactggagactctggg gttgaagAAGTGCAGTTTGTCAAAGATCAGCTGTCCTTTTCtggcctcagctctgaagtctaacccctcccacctgagagaTCTGTACCTGAACGACAACaatctgcaggattcaggagtgaagctgctgtgttctggactggagagtccacattgtagactggagtctctgtg gttGGTGAAGTGCAGTTTGTCaaagatcagctgttcttctctggcctcagctctgaagtTCAACCCCTCCCACCTGAGAAAACTGGACCTGAGGGCGAACAATCttcaggattcaggagtgaagcctCTGTCTGATCTTAGGATGAGTCCAGACTACAGTCTGAGGACTCTGAG GTGGAAGTGa
- the LOC131473173 gene encoding NLR family CARD domain-containing protein 3-like isoform X3: protein MTFPMHFSNEPGASDTKLNEVQKMSVCRVEEDEDTAESPGPSCLSVKSDASMTFPMHFSNEPGASDTKDQFAVSVDKQTSRCSLCQDVLKDPVSTSCGHWFCRHCISSYRDQSCPPEDSCCPQCGHGPQTQNVGLQEVLDEHKISLRKTFEHVAEGTEGTGSRTPLKKIFTELYITEGQSEEVNTQHEVMQLEANYKKSIVQDTPIKCCDIFKSLPNQQLRIRVVLTNGVAGVGKTFSVQKFTLDWAEGLKNQDVNLLIVLSFREMNLIGDEQHSLLTLLHLFHPTLEKVSAEKLTVCKPLFILDGLDESRLSLDFNSRTPVSDVTHRSSVNVLLTNLIRGNLLPSALVWITSRPAAANQIPPTCIDRVTEVRGFTDDQKDEYFKKRFGTEDLSSRIISHIKMSRSLHIMCQIPVFCWITAAVLEHMLTTDQRGELPKTLTDLYSHFLLVQTKRKKNKYDKGRETSPQELMEADRDVLLKLGRLAFEHLKKGDIMFYQEDLERCGLDVKEASVYSGVCTEIFRRDSVIFQKSVYYFVHLSVQEFLAAVYMFHCFTNRKTEVLQAFLGEEYLTQIPKPFLKTISSYLGFSVERSLDVFLKGAMEKSLQSENGHLDLFVRFLHGLCLESNQRLLGGLLGQTQNIPTIIQRVSKNLKEMNTDNISPDRSINIFHCLTEMNDQSVHQEIQEFMKSEDKGQELSEIHCSALAYMLQMSEEVLDELDLSKYKTSVQGKHRLIPAVRNCRKAGLRGCSLSEISRSSLASALKSDPSHLRELYLNDNNLQDSGVKLLCSGLMSPHCRLETLGLKKCSLSKISCPFLASALKSNPSHLRDLYLNDNNLQDSGVKLLCSGLESPHCRLESLWLVKCSLSKISCSSLASALKFNPSHLRKLDLRANNLQDSGVKPLSDLRMSPDYSLRTLRWK, encoded by the exons ATGACCTTCCCTATGCACTTCAGtaatgaacctggagcctcagacaCAAA ACTGAATGAAGTCCAGAAGATGAGCGTGTGTCgtgtggaggaagacgaggacacagcagagtctccaggacccagctgtctgtctgtgaagtcTGATGCATCTATGACCTTCCCTATGCACTTCAGtaatgaacctggagcctcagacaCAAA agaccagtttgctgtttctgtggacAAGCAGACGTCCCGCTGTAGTCTGTGTCAGGACGTCCTGAAGGATCCAGTCTCCACCAGCTGTGGTCACTGGTTCTGCAGACATTGCATCTCCTCATACAGGGACCAGTCTTGTCCACCAGAAGATTCCTGCTGTCCCCAGTGTGGACAtggaccacagacacaga ATGTTGGTCTGCAGGAGGTTCTAGATGAACATAAGATCAGTCTGAGGAAGACATTTGAACATGTGGCTGAAGGAACtgaaggaacaggaagtagaacccCCCTGAAAAAgatcttcactgagctctacatcacagagggacagagtgaagaggtcaatactcaacatgaggtgatgcagctggagGCAAACTACAAGAAGTCGATCGTCCAGGACACTCCCATCAAGTGCTGCGACATCTTTAAATCCTTACCTAACCAGCAGTTGCGCATCAGAGTCGTCCTGACCAACGGCGTCGctggtgttggaaaaaccttctcagtgcagaagttcactctggactgggccgaGGGTTTGAAAAACCAGGATGTGAATCTGCTGATTGTGCTCTCGTTCAGGGAGATGAACCTGATCGGAGATGAGCAGCACAGTCTTCTCACGCTGCTCCATCTTTTCCATCCAACATTAGAGAAGGTCAGCGCAGAGAAGCTCACTGTCTGTAAACCTTTGTTCATCCTTGACGGCCTGGATGAAAGCAGACTCTCACTGGACTTCAACAGCAGGACACCGGtttctgacgtcacacacaggtcatcagTCAACGTGCTGCTGACCAACCTCATCAGGGGGAATCTGCTTCCCTCGGCTCTCGTCTGGATAACTTctcgacctgcagcagccaatcagatccctcctacaTGTATTGACAGGGTAACAGAAGTACGAGGCTTCACTGACGACCAGAAGGACGAGTACTTCAAGAAGAGATTCGGAACTGAAGATCTGTCCAGCAGAATCATCTCACACATCAAGATGTCCAGGAGTctccacatcatgtgtcaaatcccagtcttctgctggatcactgctgcagttctggagcacatgttgactacagaccagagaggagagctgcccaagaccctgacagacctgtactcacacttcctgctggttcagacaaagaggaagaagaacaagtacGATAAAGGACGTGAGACGAGTCCACAGGAGCTGATGGAGGCTGACAGAGATGTTCTTCTGAAACTGGGGAGACTGGCCTTTGAACATCTGAAGAAAGGAGACATTATGTTCTACCAAGAAGACCTGGAGCGGTGTGGTCTTGATGTGAAAGAGGCCTCTGTGTACTCAGGAGTTTGTACAGAGATCTTCAGAAGAGACAGCGTGATCTTCCAGAAATCAGTCTACTACTTTGTTCATCTGagcgttcaggagtttctggctgcagtctacatgttccactgtttcaccaacaggaagacagaggtaCTGCAGGCCTTCCTGGGAGAAGAATACTTAACTCAGATCccaaaaccttttttaaaaacaatctcCTCATATTTGGGATTCTCTGTTGAAAGatctctggatgtgttcctgaAAGGAGCCATGGAGAAATcacttcaaagtgaaaatggtcaccTGGACCTGTTTGTTCGCTTCCTTCATGGACTCTGTCTGGAGTCCAACCAGAGACTCTTAGGAGGTCTGCTGGGTCAGACTCAGAACATTCCAACAATCATCCAGAGAGTCTCCAAGAACCTGAAggagatgaacacagacaacatctcacctgacagaagcatcaacatcttccactgtctgacagagatgaacgaccaatcagtgcatcagGAGATCCAAGAGTTCATGAAGTCAGAGGACAAAGGACAGGAACTCTCTGAGATCCACTGCTCAGCTCTGGcctacatgctgcagatgtctgaggaggttctggatgagttgGACCTGAGCAAGTACAAAACATCAGTCCAGGGAAAACACAGACTGATTCCAGCTGTGAGGAACTGCAGGAAGGCTGG gttgaggggctgcagtttgtcagagatcagccgttcttctctggcctcagctctgaagtctgacccctcccacctgagagaACTGTACCTGAACGACAACaatctgcaggattcaggagtgaagctgctgtgttctggactgatGAGTCCACactgtagactggagactctggg gttgaagAAGTGCAGTTTGTCAAAGATCAGCTGTCCTTTTCtggcctcagctctgaagtctaacccctcccacctgagagaTCTGTACCTGAACGACAACaatctgcaggattcaggagtgaagctgctgtgttctggactggagagtccacattgtagactggagtctctgtg gttGGTGAAGTGCAGTTTGTCaaagatcagctgttcttctctggcctcagctctgaagtTCAACCCCTCCCACCTGAGAAAACTGGACCTGAGGGCGAACAATCttcaggattcaggagtgaagcctCTGTCTGATCTTAGGATGAGTCCAGACTACAGTCTGAGGACTCTGAG GTGGAAGTGa
- the LOC131473173 gene encoding NLR family CARD domain-containing protein 3-like isoform X4 has protein sequence MLNERQRPPRSQRLNEVQKMSVCRVEEDEDTAESPGPSCLSVKSDASMTFPMHFSNEPGASDTKDQFAVSVDKQTSRCSLCQDVLKDPVSTSCGHWFCRHCISSYRDQSCPPEDSCCPQCGHGPQTQNVGLQEVLDEHKISLRKTFEHVAEGTEGTGSRTPLKKIFTELYITEGQSEEVNTQHEVMQLEANYKKSIVQDTPIKCCDIFKSLPNQQLRIRVVLTNGVAGVGKTFSVQKFTLDWAEGLKNQDVNLLIVLSFREMNLIGDEQHSLLTLLHLFHPTLEKVSAEKLTVCKPLFILDGLDESRLSLDFNSRTPVSDVTHRSSVNVLLTNLIRGNLLPSALVWITSRPAAANQIPPTCIDRVTEVRGFTDDQKDEYFKKRFGTEDLSSRIISHIKMSRSLHIMCQIPVFCWITAAVLEHMLTTDQRGELPKTLTDLYSHFLLVQTKRKKNKYDKGRETSPQELMEADRDVLLKLGRLAFEHLKKGDIMFYQEDLERCGLDVKEASVYSGVCTEIFRRDSVIFQKSVYYFVHLSVQEFLAAVYMFHCFTNRKTEVLQAFLGEEYLTQIPKPFLKTISSYLGFSVERSLDVFLKGAMEKSLQSENGHLDLFVRFLHGLCLESNQRLLGGLLGQTQNIPTIIQRVSKNLKEMNTDNISPDRSINIFHCLTEMNDQSVHQEIQEFMKSEDKGQELSEIHCSALAYMLQMSEEVLDELDLSKYKTSVQGKHRLIPAVRNCRKAGLRGCSLSEISRSSLASALKSDPSHLRELYLNDNNLQDSGVKLLCSGLMSPHCRLETLGLKKCSLSKISCPFLASALKSNPSHLRDLYLNDNNLQDSGVKLLCSGLESPHCRLESLWLVKCSLSKISCSSLASALKFNPSHLRKLDLRANNLQDSGVKPLSDLRMSPDYSLRTLRWK, from the exons ATGCTGAATGAAAGACAGAGACCTCCAAGAAGTCAGAG ACTGAATGAAGTCCAGAAGATGAGCGTGTGTCgtgtggaggaagacgaggacacagcagagtctccaggacccagctgtctgtctgtgaagtcTGATGCATCTATGACCTTCCCTATGCACTTCAGtaatgaacctggagcctcagacaCAAA agaccagtttgctgtttctgtggacAAGCAGACGTCCCGCTGTAGTCTGTGTCAGGACGTCCTGAAGGATCCAGTCTCCACCAGCTGTGGTCACTGGTTCTGCAGACATTGCATCTCCTCATACAGGGACCAGTCTTGTCCACCAGAAGATTCCTGCTGTCCCCAGTGTGGACAtggaccacagacacaga ATGTTGGTCTGCAGGAGGTTCTAGATGAACATAAGATCAGTCTGAGGAAGACATTTGAACATGTGGCTGAAGGAACtgaaggaacaggaagtagaacccCCCTGAAAAAgatcttcactgagctctacatcacagagggacagagtgaagaggtcaatactcaacatgaggtgatgcagctggagGCAAACTACAAGAAGTCGATCGTCCAGGACACTCCCATCAAGTGCTGCGACATCTTTAAATCCTTACCTAACCAGCAGTTGCGCATCAGAGTCGTCCTGACCAACGGCGTCGctggtgttggaaaaaccttctcagtgcagaagttcactctggactgggccgaGGGTTTGAAAAACCAGGATGTGAATCTGCTGATTGTGCTCTCGTTCAGGGAGATGAACCTGATCGGAGATGAGCAGCACAGTCTTCTCACGCTGCTCCATCTTTTCCATCCAACATTAGAGAAGGTCAGCGCAGAGAAGCTCACTGTCTGTAAACCTTTGTTCATCCTTGACGGCCTGGATGAAAGCAGACTCTCACTGGACTTCAACAGCAGGACACCGGtttctgacgtcacacacaggtcatcagTCAACGTGCTGCTGACCAACCTCATCAGGGGGAATCTGCTTCCCTCGGCTCTCGTCTGGATAACTTctcgacctgcagcagccaatcagatccctcctacaTGTATTGACAGGGTAACAGAAGTACGAGGCTTCACTGACGACCAGAAGGACGAGTACTTCAAGAAGAGATTCGGAACTGAAGATCTGTCCAGCAGAATCATCTCACACATCAAGATGTCCAGGAGTctccacatcatgtgtcaaatcccagtcttctgctggatcactgctgcagttctggagcacatgttgactacagaccagagaggagagctgcccaagaccctgacagacctgtactcacacttcctgctggttcagacaaagaggaagaagaacaagtacGATAAAGGACGTGAGACGAGTCCACAGGAGCTGATGGAGGCTGACAGAGATGTTCTTCTGAAACTGGGGAGACTGGCCTTTGAACATCTGAAGAAAGGAGACATTATGTTCTACCAAGAAGACCTGGAGCGGTGTGGTCTTGATGTGAAAGAGGCCTCTGTGTACTCAGGAGTTTGTACAGAGATCTTCAGAAGAGACAGCGTGATCTTCCAGAAATCAGTCTACTACTTTGTTCATCTGagcgttcaggagtttctggctgcagtctacatgttccactgtttcaccaacaggaagacagaggtaCTGCAGGCCTTCCTGGGAGAAGAATACTTAACTCAGATCccaaaaccttttttaaaaacaatctcCTCATATTTGGGATTCTCTGTTGAAAGatctctggatgtgttcctgaAAGGAGCCATGGAGAAATcacttcaaagtgaaaatggtcaccTGGACCTGTTTGTTCGCTTCCTTCATGGACTCTGTCTGGAGTCCAACCAGAGACTCTTAGGAGGTCTGCTGGGTCAGACTCAGAACATTCCAACAATCATCCAGAGAGTCTCCAAGAACCTGAAggagatgaacacagacaacatctcacctgacagaagcatcaacatcttccactgtctgacagagatgaacgaccaatcagtgcatcagGAGATCCAAGAGTTCATGAAGTCAGAGGACAAAGGACAGGAACTCTCTGAGATCCACTGCTCAGCTCTGGcctacatgctgcagatgtctgaggaggttctggatgagttgGACCTGAGCAAGTACAAAACATCAGTCCAGGGAAAACACAGACTGATTCCAGCTGTGAGGAACTGCAGGAAGGCTGG gttgaggggctgcagtttgtcagagatcagccgttcttctctggcctcagctctgaagtctgacccctcccacctgagagaACTGTACCTGAACGACAACaatctgcaggattcaggagtgaagctgctgtgttctggactgatGAGTCCACactgtagactggagactctggg gttgaagAAGTGCAGTTTGTCAAAGATCAGCTGTCCTTTTCtggcctcagctctgaagtctaacccctcccacctgagagaTCTGTACCTGAACGACAACaatctgcaggattcaggagtgaagctgctgtgttctggactggagagtccacattgtagactggagtctctgtg gttGGTGAAGTGCAGTTTGTCaaagatcagctgttcttctctggcctcagctctgaagtTCAACCCCTCCCACCTGAGAAAACTGGACCTGAGGGCGAACAATCttcaggattcaggagtgaagcctCTGTCTGATCTTAGGATGAGTCCAGACTACAGTCTGAGGACTCTGAG GTGGAAGTGa